A genomic window from Litoreibacter janthinus includes:
- a CDS encoding DMT family transporter produces the protein MSALGLGLIAALCWGLHDILVRQVSQRAPLMACLMVVLIAGSLLQTILMVGTGAIEPVAPKAALFAALSGLFFLIASLGLYGAFQRGPVRLVAPIIASYPILSVGWAAFTGASVSALDWLAIGAIIAGVSLVAALSDDEHGALPPAGRTIAYALVAAVGFAGTFALGQIATEMASDLPVILITRVVSIVLLAAIMVTRKLSFNPGRSAMPVLLAMGCLDGVALMAVLSAGGLPNAQYAAVAASVFGLLTIVMAWAFLREKMSVAQWLGCLTAFLGIGYLAL, from the coding sequence ATGAGCGCACTTGGCCTCGGACTGATCGCGGCGCTGTGCTGGGGGCTTCACGATATTCTCGTGCGCCAAGTCAGCCAGCGCGCGCCTTTGATGGCATGCCTGATGGTGGTGCTGATCGCCGGCTCTCTTTTGCAGACCATCTTGATGGTTGGCACGGGGGCGATTGAACCAGTAGCCCCCAAGGCCGCACTGTTTGCGGCGTTGTCCGGCCTGTTCTTTTTGATCGCCAGCCTTGGCTTGTACGGCGCGTTTCAGCGCGGGCCAGTCCGTCTGGTGGCGCCTATTATCGCAAGTTACCCGATCCTGTCAGTGGGTTGGGCGGCGTTCACCGGCGCGTCCGTATCGGCGTTGGACTGGCTCGCCATCGGCGCAATTATTGCAGGTGTGTCGCTGGTTGCGGCCTTGTCCGATGACGAGCATGGCGCGTTGCCGCCCGCAGGCCGCACAATTGCCTACGCCCTTGTCGCGGCGGTGGGCTTTGCCGGAACCTTTGCTTTGGGCCAGATTGCGACCGAAATGGCCTCCGATCTTCCGGTCATTCTGATCACGCGCGTTGTCTCTATTGTGCTTCTGGCGGCAATCATGGTCACCCGAAAACTGTCGTTCAATCCGGGTCGCAGCGCCATGCCCGTGCTGCTGGCAATGGGGTGCCTCGACGGGGTGGCCCTGATGGCGGTGCTGTCAGCAGGTGGCTTGCCCAATGCGCAATACGCGGCGGTCGCCGCCTCTGTTTTCGGGCTTCTTACTATTGTGATGGCATGGGCGTTCCTGCGCGAAAAGATGAGCGTTGCCCAGTGGTTAGGATGCCTAACCGCGTTTCTGGGGATCGGATATCTGGCGCTTTAG
- a CDS encoding ABC transporter transmembrane domain-containing protein: MAKALGSEAEREKSKRIGALGALWPFMKPYLPLMFAALLALTLTACVSLVLPMAVRRVVDGFGTDEAALLDQYFIAALAVAALLAVGTGFRYYLVTRLGERVVADIRRAVFDKTIGMGPEFFERVMTGEVLSRITTDTTLILSVIGSSVSIALRNLLILIGGLVLMLLTSAKLTSLVLLIVPAVIVPIIVLGRRLRVLSRENQDQIAASSGNASETLLSVQTVQAFTNEAPSRVKFAGFTEAAFEAARKRIGTRAVMTVIVIFLVFSGVVGVLWIGARDVRADIMTAGELVQFLIYAIMVAGGVAALSEIWSELQRAAGATERLVELLSAEDSVKDPENPVSVGRLTGAVQFDNVTFRYPARPDIAALDGVTLDVTAGETIALVGPSGAGKTTIIQLLLRFYDPTSGAIRLDGRDLRDMAREDFRRSIALVPQDPVIFAASARENIRFGRPDASDAEVEEAAKAAAAHEFLSKLPDGYETYVGERGVMLSGGQKQRIAIARAILRDAPILLLDEATSALDSESEALVQKAVDRLSEDRTTLIVAHRLATVKKADRIVVFDEGRIVATGTHDALVAQDGLYARLAKLQFTAGIAAE, translated from the coding sequence ATGGCAAAGGCACTAGGCAGCGAAGCAGAGCGCGAGAAATCCAAACGGATTGGCGCGTTGGGTGCGCTTTGGCCGTTCATGAAGCCCTATCTTCCGTTGATGTTCGCGGCTCTTCTGGCCCTGACGTTGACCGCCTGCGTCTCGCTCGTCTTGCCAATGGCAGTGCGCCGCGTGGTCGACGGGTTCGGCACGGACGAGGCTGCCTTGTTGGACCAGTATTTCATCGCGGCCTTGGCCGTTGCCGCCTTGCTGGCCGTGGGGACGGGGTTCCGCTATTACCTTGTGACCCGCCTCGGCGAACGTGTGGTGGCCGACATTCGACGCGCAGTGTTTGACAAAACCATCGGCATGGGGCCGGAATTCTTCGAACGCGTGATGACCGGCGAAGTGCTATCGCGGATTACGACCGACACGACACTCATCTTGTCTGTCATCGGATCTTCGGTCTCTATCGCCCTTCGTAACCTTTTGATTTTAATAGGCGGTTTGGTGTTGATGCTGCTGACGTCGGCCAAGCTGACATCGCTGGTTTTGTTGATCGTCCCTGCCGTTATCGTACCGATTATTGTGTTGGGCAGACGACTGCGCGTGCTGTCGCGCGAGAACCAAGACCAGATCGCGGCGTCGTCCGGCAATGCGTCCGAGACGCTGTTGTCAGTGCAAACTGTACAGGCCTTCACCAACGAAGCGCCGTCGCGCGTCAAGTTCGCCGGCTTCACCGAAGCGGCGTTTGAAGCGGCGCGCAAGCGCATCGGCACCCGTGCCGTGATGACGGTCATTGTGATTTTCTTGGTCTTTTCGGGCGTTGTCGGCGTGTTGTGGATCGGGGCGCGGGACGTGCGGGCCGACATCATGACCGCAGGCGAGTTGGTGCAGTTCCTGATTTACGCGATCATGGTTGCAGGTGGTGTTGCGGCGCTGTCTGAAATCTGGAGCGAGCTTCAACGCGCGGCAGGGGCAACCGAGCGTTTGGTCGAACTGCTGTCCGCAGAGGATTCCGTCAAGGACCCTGAAAACCCTGTCAGCGTTGGGCGTCTGACAGGCGCTGTTCAATTCGACAACGTGACATTCCGCTACCCCGCACGGCCCGATATTGCGGCGCTGGATGGTGTGACACTGGACGTAACTGCGGGCGAGACGATTGCTCTTGTCGGCCCGTCAGGTGCTGGCAAGACGACCATTATCCAGCTGCTGCTGCGTTTCTACGATCCAACGAGTGGCGCAATTCGCCTTGATGGCCGCGACCTGCGGGACATGGCGCGCGAAGACTTCCGCCGCTCCATCGCCTTGGTGCCACAGGATCCGGTGATCTTTGCCGCCTCTGCCCGCGAGAATATTCGTTTTGGACGCCCTGATGCATCGGATGCAGAGGTCGAAGAGGCCGCCAAGGCCGCCGCCGCACATGAGTTCCTGAGCAAGCTGCCGGATGGCTACGAGACCTATGTAGGCGAGCGCGGCGTGATGCTGTCGGGCGGACAAAAGCAGCGGATCGCCATCGCGCGGGCCATTCTGCGCGACGCCCCGATCCTGCTGCTGGACGAAGCAACCTCCGCGCTGGACTCGGAGAGCGAGGCGTTGGTTCAAAAGGCCGTCGACCGCCTGAGCGAAGATCGCACCACGCTCATTGTCGCGCACCGTTTGGCGACTGTAAAGAAAGCCGACCGTATCGTGGTGTTTGACGAAGGCCGGATCGTGGCGACGGGCACTCACGACGCTCTTGTTGCGCAAGACGGTCTTTATGCGCGTTTGGCGAAGCTGCAATTCACAGCTGGGATCGCGGCGGAATAA
- the lysM gene encoding peptidoglycan-binding protein LysM — protein sequence MGLWSFVKDAGKSLFGAAEAAEPDAATLQKEIADLGLDASGLDITVEGDKVKVTGDAVSQEIKEKIILAVGNVEGVAEVEDEVAGGDPVFHTVKKGDTLWGISAKTLGNGARYEEIFEANKPMLTHPDKIYPGQVLRIPQG from the coding sequence ATGGGGCTCTGGAGCTTTGTAAAAGACGCTGGGAAATCGCTGTTCGGGGCTGCTGAAGCAGCCGAGCCGGATGCAGCGACCCTGCAAAAAGAAATCGCTGATCTGGGGCTGGACGCCTCCGGTCTGGACATCACAGTCGAGGGTGACAAGGTCAAAGTGACCGGTGACGCTGTGAGCCAAGAGATCAAAGAAAAGATTATTCTGGCCGTGGGTAACGTCGAAGGCGTGGCCGAAGTCGAAGACGAAGTGGCCGGCGGCGACCCCGTGTTCCATACAGTCAAAAAGGGCGATACCCTCTGGGGCATCTCTGCCAAGACCTTGGGCAACGGCGCGCGCTACGAAGAAATCTTCGAGGCCAACAAGCCAATGCTGACCCATCCTGACAAAATCTATCCGGGTCAGGTGCTGCGTATTCCTCAGGGCTAA
- a CDS encoding DUF481 domain-containing protein produces MNNTLKFASVSLAALMLAAPVMAQSTLVGTKALDDRIDDITADVNEDIARGNDDERFGPNGVAQGFRGSIALTASGASGNTDTGEISGAGRLSYGIGNWNHSAGFAIEYGEANGLKNEEKFFATYEASRYFTPEFYLFGIGRYEYDGFSAPVVAGGAPVAGNATDAFIGFGPGYRVINTEKQAWRVQAGPGVRYTKDFAGVTETEVGFIASSRYYLSLTDTMSLTNDTDILGSSANTVVSNDLGVNFKMTDALSTRVSYRTDYNSNPAAGRKSTDNTVGLSLVLGF; encoded by the coding sequence ATGAACAACACTCTGAAATTCGCTTCAGTCTCGTTGGCTGCACTGATGCTGGCTGCGCCCGTAATGGCGCAAAGCACTTTGGTTGGAACGAAAGCGCTGGACGACCGTATTGATGACATCACCGCCGACGTGAACGAAGACATCGCGCGCGGCAATGACGACGAACGTTTCGGCCCGAATGGCGTGGCTCAAGGCTTCCGTGGCTCTATTGCGCTGACCGCGTCTGGCGCGTCCGGCAACACTGACACCGGCGAGATTTCGGGCGCTGGCCGCCTGTCCTATGGTATCGGCAACTGGAACCACTCCGCTGGTTTTGCGATCGAATATGGCGAAGCAAACGGTCTGAAAAACGAAGAAAAATTCTTCGCGACCTACGAAGCAAGCCGCTACTTCACGCCAGAATTCTATCTGTTCGGTATCGGTCGTTACGAATATGACGGCTTCTCGGCCCCTGTTGTCGCTGGTGGCGCACCTGTCGCTGGTAACGCAACCGATGCCTTCATCGGCTTTGGTCCAGGTTACCGCGTCATCAACACCGAAAAACAAGCTTGGCGCGTTCAAGCGGGTCCTGGTGTGCGCTACACGAAAGACTTCGCTGGCGTAACCGAAACCGAAGTGGGTTTCATCGCGTCCTCGCGCTACTACCTGTCGCTGACTGACACTATGTCGCTCACCAACGACACCGATATTCTTGGATCTTCCGCGAACACCGTGGTCTCGAACGACCTTGGCGTGAACTTCAAGATGACCGACGCTCTGTCGACCCGGGTGTCTTACCGGACCGACTACAACTCCAACCCAGCGGCTGGTCGTAAATCGACCGACAACACTGTGGGTCTGTCACTTGTGCTAGGCTTCTAG
- a CDS encoding LysR family transcriptional regulator produces the protein MDITLIRSFLEVAATGSFVAASERLFVTQSAVSLRIQRLEDSLGRPLFTRSKAGAELTQAGIEFERYAMSLLRVWEEARQQVAIPDGFTRRLFIGAQYSLWPRLGFRWIDALRTAMPDLNIRAELGMPDRMTRSLSEGSIQAALLYTPQLRPGLEARPITEEKLVLVAGFPDPTLDLADKYVFVDWGPEFLHAHAAALPHLTNTGLTFALGALSADFIKRRGLAAYQPARYVKRDLDAGTLWLVPDAPTFPFPVYAVWREDVEEDLRKQAETALDAVVSQLAGERDEVLDALDHLSLDHKSLGSTETE, from the coding sequence ATGGACATTACGTTGATCCGGTCTTTTCTTGAAGTCGCCGCAACTGGCTCTTTCGTTGCAGCGTCGGAACGGCTTTTTGTCACTCAGTCAGCCGTATCCTTGCGCATTCAACGGTTGGAGGATTCGCTGGGGCGACCATTGTTCACGCGGTCGAAAGCAGGTGCGGAACTGACCCAAGCGGGCATCGAGTTTGAACGATATGCCATGTCGCTCCTGCGTGTGTGGGAAGAGGCGCGCCAACAGGTGGCGATTCCGGACGGCTTTACCCGTCGTTTGTTCATAGGCGCGCAATACTCGTTATGGCCGCGCCTTGGATTCCGCTGGATCGACGCGCTGCGCACAGCAATGCCCGATCTCAACATCCGTGCCGAATTGGGGATGCCCGACCGGATGACGCGATCCCTCTCCGAAGGCAGCATTCAAGCCGCCTTGCTCTATACACCGCAATTGCGTCCGGGGCTGGAGGCACGACCGATCACCGAAGAAAAGCTGGTGCTTGTCGCCGGTTTCCCTGACCCGACGCTCGATCTGGCAGACAAGTATGTGTTCGTGGATTGGGGGCCGGAATTCCTGCACGCGCATGCGGCGGCCCTGCCCCATCTGACCAATACCGGCCTCACCTTCGCCCTTGGGGCGTTGTCGGCTGATTTCATCAAACGACGCGGCCTCGCCGCCTACCAACCCGCTCGATACGTCAAACGCGATCTGGATGCAGGCACACTCTGGCTTGTGCCCGACGCGCCGACCTTCCCGTTTCCCGTTTATGCAGTCTGGCGCGAGGATGTGGAGGAAGACCTCCGCAAGCAGGCCGAGACTGCGCTGGACGCTGTCGTCTCTCAACTCGCAGGTGAACGCGACGAGGTGCTAGATGCGCTGGATCACCTGTCACTGGACCACAAATCGCTGGGTTCGACTGAGACGGAATAA
- a CDS encoding acyl-CoA synthetase: MGNFATKADRDAIQAESAWEDRALPRTMYQFLTTTKDKFGERDAFSYQLTSGPTDKNETLSWNELHGKCCQAANLFRSLGIGEKDVVAFVLPNASETAFTLLGGSIAGIVNPINPLLEPEQISAILRETGAKVVVTLKAFPKTDLAQKVAEAVGHAPNVKHILEVDLLRYLTGLKKFIVPFIRPKVHGVHHAKVLDFCVEMNKQPTTLAFEDSAGDRVAFYFHTGGTTGMPKVAQHKYSGVVYNGWLGRKLLFTEEDVLMCPLPLFHVFASHVVLMSVIASGAHVIFPTPQGYRGDGVFDNFWKLIERYKVTFMITVPTAISALMQRPVNADISSLRIAFSGSSPLPVELYNRFEKACGVTIVEGYGLTEATCLVSINPPSGHKKVGSIGIPFPYTDVTIRNVVDGSVCAVDEIGEICVNNPGVFEGNTYTEAEKNVDLYYDGKYLRTGDLGRLDPDGYLWITGRAKDLIIRGGHNIDPAEIEEALAGHPDVAFAGAIGQPDAHAGEIPCVYVELVGGGKATVDELMEFAKEKVHERAAHPKYIELMDELPKTAVGKIFKPELRKMAITRIYNEALKKADVAAEVVSVLEDKKRGLVAKVAKRGDVSDEAVQHVLGAFTRPWEWVD; encoded by the coding sequence ATGGGAAACTTCGCCACAAAGGCGGATCGCGACGCGATTCAGGCCGAAAGCGCTTGGGAAGATCGGGCGCTTCCGCGCACGATGTATCAGTTCCTGACGACGACTAAAGACAAGTTCGGGGAGCGTGATGCGTTTTCGTATCAGCTGACATCAGGGCCAACTGACAAGAACGAAACACTGAGCTGGAACGAGCTGCACGGCAAATGTTGCCAAGCGGCCAACCTGTTCCGGTCGCTCGGCATTGGCGAGAAAGACGTTGTGGCCTTCGTGTTGCCCAACGCCTCCGAGACCGCCTTTACGCTATTGGGTGGCTCGATTGCGGGGATCGTGAACCCGATCAACCCGCTTCTGGAGCCTGAACAAATCAGCGCCATCCTTCGCGAAACAGGTGCCAAAGTAGTTGTGACGCTCAAGGCGTTCCCGAAAACCGACCTTGCCCAGAAAGTGGCCGAAGCTGTGGGCCATGCGCCGAACGTGAAGCACATTCTGGAAGTCGACCTGCTGCGGTATTTGACCGGTCTGAAGAAATTTATCGTGCCGTTCATCCGGCCCAAAGTTCACGGGGTCCATCACGCCAAGGTGCTCGACTTCTGCGTCGAGATGAACAAGCAGCCCACGACGCTGGCCTTTGAGGACAGCGCTGGCGACCGCGTCGCGTTCTACTTCCACACCGGCGGCACGACAGGCATGCCGAAAGTGGCGCAGCACAAGTATTCGGGCGTCGTCTATAACGGATGGCTGGGGCGCAAGCTGCTGTTTACAGAAGAAGATGTGCTGATGTGCCCGCTGCCACTGTTCCACGTCTTTGCGTCTCACGTGGTGCTGATGTCGGTGATTGCATCCGGCGCGCATGTTATTTTTCCGACGCCGCAAGGCTATCGCGGGGATGGTGTGTTCGACAACTTCTGGAAGCTGATCGAACGCTACAAAGTGACCTTCATGATCACGGTGCCAACAGCAATTTCGGCGCTGATGCAGAGACCGGTGAATGCCGATATTTCCAGCCTTCGGATCGCGTTCTCCGGCTCGTCTCCTTTGCCGGTCGAACTGTATAACCGGTTTGAGAAAGCCTGCGGAGTTACTATCGTTGAAGGCTACGGGCTGACCGAGGCCACCTGCCTCGTGTCGATCAACCCGCCTTCGGGCCACAAGAAGGTCGGCTCCATCGGCATCCCGTTCCCTTACACCGATGTAACCATTCGCAATGTCGTAGACGGCTCTGTCTGTGCGGTTGACGAGATCGGCGAGATTTGCGTGAACAACCCCGGCGTATTTGAGGGCAACACCTACACCGAGGCCGAAAAGAACGTGGATTTGTATTACGACGGCAAATACCTGCGGACGGGCGATTTGGGCCGACTGGATCCTGACGGATACCTCTGGATCACGGGCCGCGCCAAAGACCTGATCATTCGCGGCGGCCACAATATCGACCCAGCCGAGATCGAAGAGGCCTTGGCGGGCCACCCCGATGTGGCCTTCGCGGGCGCAATCGGACAACCGGACGCCCATGCGGGCGAGATACCATGCGTCTATGTGGAGCTGGTTGGCGGCGGCAAAGCGACGGTGGACGAGTTGATGGAGTTCGCCAAAGAAAAGGTCCACGAGCGCGCAGCCCATCCGAAATATATCGAGCTGATGGACGAGTTGCCCAAAACCGCTGTGGGCAAAATCTTCAAGCCCGAGCTTCGCAAGATGGCCATCACCCGCATCTACAACGAGGCGCTGAAAAAAGCGGATGTTGCAGCCGAAGTTGTCTCCGTGTTGGAGGACAAAAAGCGCGGTTTGGTCGCCAAGGTTGCCAAGCGCGGCGACGTCTCTGACGAGGCGGTCCAACACGTCCTAGGGGCCTTTACGCGGCCTTGGGAGTGGGTGGACTAG
- a CDS encoding NAD(P)-dependent oxidoreductase has product MKSPRNRPATRWLFRKPQDANLCEKQGEFHMETIGVIGIGDMGSGLAKNLIRNGFRVTGIDLKPDRMQAFVEMGGVAAASPAEVGKEARAVFVMVMTGDQAKAVILGEDGLVSQMPEGSAVILSATVKPREAREIGAAMKGSGIHLIDTPVSGGFPGAQGGTLTMMAAAPDDILDAFAPVMEAVSANIHRVGTKPGEGQTVKACLQSLIGAQFSATFEAAALAAKAGVSGQVLLDVFSTSSAGCGVVNNALEKIIDRQFEGTGSHINTMHKDLTISMALGEELGVPLHTAASAMQIFHAGRTKYPNGDNWVCTRVIEEIVGAELHRKAKP; this is encoded by the coding sequence GTGAAATCCCCGCGAAACCGGCCAGCGACACGCTGGCTCTTTCGAAAACCACAAGACGCGAACTTGTGCGAAAAGCAGGGGGAATTTCATATGGAAACCATTGGGGTTATCGGCATCGGGGATATGGGCAGCGGGCTGGCCAAGAACCTGATTAGAAACGGGTTTCGTGTAACCGGTATCGATTTGAAACCGGACCGGATGCAGGCATTTGTCGAGATGGGCGGTGTTGCGGCCGCCAGCCCAGCAGAGGTCGGCAAAGAAGCGCGAGCGGTCTTTGTGATGGTCATGACAGGCGATCAGGCGAAGGCGGTGATCCTTGGCGAGGACGGATTGGTATCGCAAATGCCTGAAGGCAGCGCCGTCATCCTGAGTGCCACGGTCAAGCCGCGCGAGGCCCGCGAGATCGGCGCGGCGATGAAAGGCTCCGGCATCCACCTGATCGACACGCCGGTCTCTGGCGGCTTTCCGGGCGCGCAAGGCGGCACGCTAACCATGATGGCCGCAGCTCCTGACGACATTTTGGACGCCTTCGCGCCGGTGATGGAGGCCGTGTCGGCCAATATCCACCGCGTCGGCACCAAGCCGGGGGAGGGGCAGACCGTGAAAGCCTGCCTGCAATCGCTGATCGGCGCACAGTTTTCGGCCACATTTGAGGCGGCAGCCCTTGCGGCGAAAGCGGGAGTGTCGGGGCAGGTTTTGCTGGACGTGTTCTCCACCTCTTCGGCGGGTTGTGGCGTGGTGAACAACGCGCTTGAAAAGATCATCGACCGCCAGTTTGAAGGCACCGGCAGCCATATCAACACCATGCACAAGGACCTGACGATCTCTATGGCGCTGGGCGAGGAGTTGGGGGTGCCGCTTCACACGGCGGCGTCTGCGATGCAGATATTTCATGCGGGGCGCACCAAATATCCCAATGGTGACAACTGGGTCTGCACCCGCGTGATTGAAGAGATCGTAGGGGCGGAGTTGCACCGAAAGGCAAAGCCATGA
- a CDS encoding sugar phosphate isomerase/epimerase family protein: protein MKLGVICDGISRDLSHAIDVMDEFGLDHAELQFVGDHEVGDHSAAEIKEIDRLLRGRGKPVSCLSRHIFAGMTAANTPGDALHTKHMDALHRVIEMAHVVGSPLVRIMTPKKEQILWGAHGAETWNVAHGAWDAMLPLIAPAVDAARDAGLRLVVETGNGTMVNSNYTARRLIDELDAQDALSVLWDPGNNCWCHELAYPDGYEETRGGYLGHIHIKDVFVDTPRAFLTVKRMGEGQLGPLFAPIAQALKNDGYSGVISLESVYHPGDGDFEAGFRQCAPLFKQLFG, encoded by the coding sequence ATGAAGCTGGGTGTTATCTGTGACGGCATCAGCCGCGACCTGTCTCATGCTATTGATGTCATGGATGAATTCGGGCTGGACCACGCCGAGTTGCAGTTTGTCGGTGATCACGAAGTCGGCGACCATTCCGCCGCCGAGATCAAGGAAATCGACAGGCTTTTGAGAGGCCGCGGCAAGCCAGTCTCCTGCCTGTCGCGCCATATTTTCGCGGGCATGACGGCAGCCAACACACCGGGCGACGCGCTGCACACCAAGCACATGGACGCCCTGCACCGCGTTATTGAGATGGCGCATGTCGTCGGCTCCCCTTTGGTGCGGATCATGACCCCGAAAAAGGAGCAGATATTGTGGGGCGCACATGGCGCCGAGACGTGGAACGTCGCCCATGGCGCGTGGGATGCGATGCTGCCGCTGATTGCCCCTGCTGTGGACGCTGCGCGGGACGCAGGGCTGCGCTTGGTTGTCGAGACGGGCAACGGGACGATGGTCAACTCGAACTACACAGCGCGGCGCTTGATCGACGAGTTGGACGCGCAAGATGCGCTGTCGGTTCTATGGGACCCCGGAAACAACTGCTGGTGTCATGAGCTTGCCTATCCTGACGGTTACGAGGAAACGCGCGGCGGTTATCTGGGGCATATTCATATCAAGGATGTTTTCGTCGACACGCCTCGAGCGTTTCTAACGGTCAAGCGGATGGGGGAGGGGCAACTGGGCCCGCTTTTCGCGCCTATTGCGCAGGCTTTAAAGAATGATGGCTATAGCGGCGTGATCTCGTTGGAGAGCGTCTACCACCCCGGAGATGGCGATTTCGAAGCGGGGTTCAGGCAATGCGCGCCGCTGTTCAAGCAACTGTTCGGCTAG
- a CDS encoding PQQ-dependent sugar dehydrogenase, protein MDFIAKATAIVGGTVAMLRRIGSPTHQAFGSEPQIPEAKKQGIMTLKMPTAKGWDGDHVPDCAAGLKVNAFARGLEHPRWIEVLPNGDVLVAESKEEAGPPKTLMDHAAQATMRRAKAIGKSANRVTLWRDSDGDGVAETREVFVENQKQPFGMALVGQNFYLGNTDGIVVFDYQTGATSLSGAGRKLVDFKPSGHWTRSLLVSPDGAKIYAGVGSLTNIADQGMAVEEGRAAIWELDVATEKARIFASGLRNAVGMAWEPTSSALWTVVNERDGLGDETPPDYLTSVQDGGFYGWPYSYWGDTVDDRVPQDAEMVAKAITPDYALGGHTASLGLCWMPEGTLPGFGDGMVIGQHGSWNRSTLSGYKLIFIPFRNGAPSGVPRDILSGFLSDDEKIAYGRPVGVTIGPDKKSLLMADDVGDVIWRVTGA, encoded by the coding sequence ATGGATTTCATAGCAAAAGCGACTGCAATTGTAGGGGGCACGGTGGCCATGCTGCGCCGCATCGGCTCGCCCACTCATCAGGCCTTTGGCTCGGAGCCGCAAATCCCCGAAGCCAAGAAGCAGGGCATCATGACGTTAAAAATGCCAACGGCAAAGGGGTGGGATGGCGACCACGTGCCCGACTGCGCCGCCGGTCTGAAAGTGAACGCTTTTGCGCGCGGGCTGGAGCATCCCCGCTGGATCGAAGTGCTGCCCAATGGCGATGTATTGGTGGCGGAATCCAAGGAGGAGGCAGGGCCACCGAAGACGCTGATGGACCATGCCGCGCAGGCCACGATGCGCCGCGCCAAGGCTATCGGCAAAAGCGCGAACCGCGTAACGCTTTGGCGCGACAGTGACGGGGATGGTGTCGCTGAAACGCGCGAGGTGTTCGTCGAAAACCAGAAACAGCCTTTCGGCATGGCATTGGTCGGGCAGAATTTCTATCTGGGCAACACAGACGGGATTGTGGTGTTTGACTACCAAACGGGGGCGACTTCGCTCTCGGGGGCGGGGCGCAAGTTGGTGGACTTCAAGCCAAGTGGCCACTGGACCCGGAGTTTGCTTGTGTCACCTGACGGGGCCAAGATTTATGCGGGTGTGGGCTCGCTCACCAACATCGCCGACCAAGGGATGGCGGTCGAAGAAGGCCGTGCTGCGATCTGGGAACTTGACGTGGCGACAGAAAAAGCACGCATCTTTGCCTCGGGGCTGCGCAACGCCGTGGGTATGGCGTGGGAGCCGACATCCAGTGCGCTTTGGACCGTCGTAAACGAGCGCGACGGATTGGGGGACGAGACACCGCCGGATTATCTGACCTCTGTCCAAGACGGGGGCTTTTACGGCTGGCCCTATTCCTACTGGGGCGACACCGTGGATGACCGCGTGCCGCAAGACGCGGAGATGGTCGCGAAAGCCATAACGCCGGACTACGCCTTGGGCGGCCACACCGCATCCCTTGGTTTGTGTTGGATGCCGGAAGGTACGTTGCCGGGGTTCGGAGATGGCATGGTGATCGGCCAGCACGGGTCTTGGAACCGCTCTACGCTCAGCGGGTATAAACTGATCTTCATCCCGTTCAGGAACGGTGCCCCGAGCGGCGTCCCGCGCGACATTCTGAGCGGTTTTTTGTCCGACGACGAGAAGATCGCCTACGGTCGCCCTGTCGGCGTGACCATCGGGCCGGACAAGAAATCCCTTCTTATGGCGGATGATGTGGGTGACGTCATCTGGCGCGTGACGGGCGCGTAA